A stretch of Lactuca sativa cultivar Salinas chromosome 6, Lsat_Salinas_v11, whole genome shotgun sequence DNA encodes these proteins:
- the LOC111882960 gene encoding protein BASIC PENTACYSTEINE7, translating into MSETNDDGPSFSQFPCFSSSNHSQVTYTEAVPIRCVAPISVTEPHTNKKNKLSPKNKTKSCSISKKSKKKTILKPNVERKNLDASFDDSKIDFSKVPPPICSCTGVPRQCHKCGVNGWQSSCCNSKISVFPLPMSPWRPGARVGGRKMSHGAYRKLLCKLASEGQDLSHPVDLKPHWAKHGTNNFVTIK; encoded by the coding sequence ATGTCTGAAACCAATGATGATGGACCTTCTTTTTCACAATTTCCCTGCTTTTCAAGCTCAAATCACTCTCAAGTAACTTACACTGAAGCTGTCCCCATCCGTTGTGTTGCTCCCATAAGTGTTACTGAACCACAcaccaacaagaaaaacaaactTTCTCCCAAGAACAAGACCAAGTCTTGTTCAATTTCTAAAAAGTCCAAGAAAAAAACCATTCTAAAACCAAATGTGGAGAGAAAGAATCTGGATGCTAGTTTTGATGATTCCAAAATTGACTTTTCAAAGGTACCTCCTCCTATATGTTCTTGCACAGGTGTTCCTAGACAATGCCACAAATGTGGGGTTAACGGGTGGCAATCTTCTTGTTGTAACTCTAAGATATCGGTTTTCCCCCTTCCAATGAGTCCATGGAGGCCAGGGGCACGTGTGGGTGGAAGAAAAATGAGCCATGGTGCATATCGGAAGCTACTTTGTAAGCTTGCAAGTGAAGGTCAAGATCTTTCTCATCCAGTTGACTTGAAACCACATTGGGCCAAACATGGCACTAACAACTTTGTTACAATCAAGTAA
- the LOC111882959 gene encoding secretory carrier-associated membrane protein 4 isoform X2 encodes MNRREDPNPFDEEVNPFSDPKKKERELSNWEADLKRKEKDIKRREEVVAGAAIPTDDRNWPPFFPIIHHDIANEIPVHAQKLQYLAFASWLGLVLCLVFNMIAVIVCWIKGGGVKIFFLAVIYALLGVPLSYVLWYRPLYRAMRTDSALKFSWFFLFYLIHLGFCIFAAIAPPIVFEGRSLTGILAAIDVFSDHALVGIFYLVGFGLFCVESLLSFWVLQKVYIYFRGNK; translated from the exons ATGAATCGCCGCGAAGATCCGAATCCTTTTGATGAAGAAGTCAATCCATTTTCG GATCCaaagaaaaaagagagagaaCTTTCAAACTGGGAAGCCGACTTAAAGAGAAAGGAAAAG GACATCAAACGAAGAGAAGAAGTTGTTGCTGGTG CTGCTATCCCCACGGATGATAGAAACTGGCCTCCATTTTTTCCAATAATCCATCATGATATAGCCAATGAGATACCAGTTCATGCTCAAAAGTTGCAGTATTTGGCTTTTGCAAGTTGGTTAG GTCTAGTTCTGTGTCTTGTATTTAACATGATAGCAGTGATTGTCTGTTGGATTAAAGGCGGTG GTGTGAAGATATTTTTCCTTGCAGTAATCTATGCACTTCTTGGAGTACCCCTTTCGTATGTATTATGGTACAGGCCTCTGTATCGTGCGATgag GACTGACAGTGCTTTGAAATTCAGTTGGTTTTTCTTGTTTTACTTG ATCCATCTTGGGTTTTGTATATTTGCTGCTATTGCTCCTCCAATAGTCTTTGAGGGGAGGTCATTGAC GGGAATCCTAGCTGCAATTGATGTCTTTTCTGACCATGCATTAGTAGGG ATCTTCTATCTGGTAGGATTTGGATTATTTTGTGTAGAATCACTGCTAAGCTTCTGGGTACTTCAG AAAGTTTACATATATTTCCGTGGCAACAAGTGA
- the LOC111882958 gene encoding phosphoribulokinase, chloroplastic, whose protein sequence is MAVSTVVYTVQSLNSTCSSISTPTTKTHLGIQQRQVLFYGKKTHRGRMRSGEIRCSGDTIVIGLAADSGCGKSTFMRRLTSVFGGAAEPPKGGNPDSNTLISDTTTVICLDDYHSLDRTGRKVEGVTALDPRANNFDLMYEQVKALKDGIAVDKPIYNHVSGLLDPPELIKPPKILVIEGLHPMYDQRVRDLLDFSIYLDISDDVKFAWKIQRDMAERGHSLESIKASIEARKPDFDAYIDPQKQYADAVIEVLPTQLIPDDNEGKVLRVKLIMKEGVKYFNPVYLFDEGSTISWIPCGRKLTCSYPGIKFAYGPDSYFDNEVSVLEMDGQFDRLDELIYVESHLSNISTKFYGEITQQMLKHSDFPGSNNGTGLFQTIVGLKIRDLFEQLTAAKASAPLEATKA, encoded by the exons ATGGCAGTGTCGACTGTAGTCTACACAGTCCAATCCTTGAACTCAACATGCTCATCAATCTCAACACCCACCACTAAAACCCACTTGGGAATCCAACAAAGACAAGTGTTGTTCTATGGTAAAAAGACACACAGGGGCAGAATGAGAAGTGGTGAGATAAGATGTTCAGGGGACACAATCGTAATTGGACTAGCAGCAGACTCAGGGTGTGGGAAAAGTACCTTCATGAGAAGGTTGACCAGTGTGTTTGGAGGTGCAGCAGAGCCACCAAAGGGAGGGAATCCTGATTCCAACACACTGATAAGTGACACAACGACAGTGATATGTTTGGATGATTATCATTCATTGGATAGAACAGGGAGGAAAGTGGAAGGGGTTACAGCATTGGATCCAAGAGCCAATAATTTTGATCTTATGTATGAACAGGTTAAGGCTCTTAAAGATGGTATCGCTGTTGATAAGCCTATTTATAACCATGTCAGTGGTCTTTTGGATCCCCCAGAGCTCATCAAGCCCCCTAAGATCCTTGTAATTGAAGGCCTTCATCCAAT GTATGATCAGAGAGTACGAGACCTCTTGGACTTCAGTATCTACTTGGACATCAGCGATGATGTTAAATTTGCGTGGAAAATTCAG AGGGACATGGCAGAGAGAGGACACAGCCTTGAAAGTATTAAAGCTAGTATTGAGGCTAGAAAGCCAGATTTTGATGCTTATATCG ACCCACAGAAGCAATATGCAGATGCGGTTATAGAAGTGTTGCCTACACAGCTGATCCCGGATGACAATGAAGGGAAGGTGTTGAGAGTGAAGCTGATAATGAAAGAGGGAGTGAAATACTTCAATCCTGTTTACTTATTTGATGAAGGATCCACCATCTCATGGATCCCATGTGGAAGGAAGCTCACCTGTTCTTACCCTGGTATCAAATTCGCCTATGGCCCTGATTCTTACTTTGACAATGAG GTGTCTGTGTTGGAGATGGATGGGCAATTTGACAGACTGGATGAGCTGATCTATGTTGAGAGCCATTTGAGCAACATCTCCACCAAATTCTATGGAGAAATCACCCAACAAATGTTGAAGCATTCAGACTTCCCAGGAAGCAACAATGGCACTGGTTTATTCCAAACCATTGTTGGTTTGAAAATTCGTGATCTTTTTGAACAACTCACAGCTGCCAAGGCCTCAGCTCCATTGGAAGCTACAAAAGCTTAA
- the LOC111882959 gene encoding secretory carrier-associated membrane protein 4 isoform X1 has protein sequence MNRREDPNPFDEEVNPFSNGDAAAPGSKSRVPQMVASSLGFGQKHDATVDIPLDSMNDPKKKERELSNWEADLKRKEKDIKRREEVVAGAAIPTDDRNWPPFFPIIHHDIANEIPVHAQKLQYLAFASWLGLVLCLVFNMIAVIVCWIKGGGVKIFFLAVIYALLGVPLSYVLWYRPLYRAMRTDSALKFSWFFLFYLIHLGFCIFAAIAPPIVFEGRSLTGILAAIDVFSDHALVGIFYLVGFGLFCVESLLSFWVLQKVYIYFRGNK, from the exons ATGAATCGCCGCGAAGATCCGAATCCTTTTGATGAAGAAGTCAATCCATTTTCG AATGGGGATGCTGCTGCTCCTGGTTCAAAATCCCGTGTTCCTCAGATGGTTGCTAGTAGTCTTGGTTTTGGTCAAAAGCATGATGCAACTGTTGATATACCCTTGGATTCAATGAAT GATCCaaagaaaaaagagagagaaCTTTCAAACTGGGAAGCCGACTTAAAGAGAAAGGAAAAG GACATCAAACGAAGAGAAGAAGTTGTTGCTGGTG CTGCTATCCCCACGGATGATAGAAACTGGCCTCCATTTTTTCCAATAATCCATCATGATATAGCCAATGAGATACCAGTTCATGCTCAAAAGTTGCAGTATTTGGCTTTTGCAAGTTGGTTAG GTCTAGTTCTGTGTCTTGTATTTAACATGATAGCAGTGATTGTCTGTTGGATTAAAGGCGGTG GTGTGAAGATATTTTTCCTTGCAGTAATCTATGCACTTCTTGGAGTACCCCTTTCGTATGTATTATGGTACAGGCCTCTGTATCGTGCGATgag GACTGACAGTGCTTTGAAATTCAGTTGGTTTTTCTTGTTTTACTTG ATCCATCTTGGGTTTTGTATATTTGCTGCTATTGCTCCTCCAATAGTCTTTGAGGGGAGGTCATTGAC GGGAATCCTAGCTGCAATTGATGTCTTTTCTGACCATGCATTAGTAGGG ATCTTCTATCTGGTAGGATTTGGATTATTTTGTGTAGAATCACTGCTAAGCTTCTGGGTACTTCAG AAAGTTTACATATATTTCCGTGGCAACAAGTGA